The Candidatus Bathyarchaeota archaeon genome contains a region encoding:
- a CDS encoding uL15 family ribosomal protein yields MVKKKSRKMRGSRTCGWGVSGQHRKSGMRGGFGKAGKFNHKWSYMVTYGKKEVGKKGFKILRSKGNVINVNELEELIRDKLNQSTSINLVDLGYKKLLGGGTITKPVEVIVEKCSNAAKKKIEEAGGKVVLLAKSKEVELSHG; encoded by the coding sequence ATGGTTAAAAAAAAGAGTAGAAAAATGCGTGGTTCAAGAACTTGCGGTTGGGGTGTTTCTGGTCAACATAGAAAAAGCGGGATGAGAGGAGGTTTTGGAAAAGCTGGAAAATTTAACCATAAATGGAGTTATATGGTTACATATGGTAAAAAAGAAGTGGGGAAAAAAGGTTTTAAAATTTTAAGAAGTAAAGGAAATGTTATAAATGTGAATGAATTGGAGGAATTGATAAGAGATAAATTAAATCAATCAACCTCAATAAATTTAGTTGATTTAGGTTATAAGAAGCTTCTTGGGGGAGGAACTATAACTAAGCCTGTTGAAGTGATTGTTGAGAAGTGTTCTAATGCTGCTAAAAAGAAAATTGAAGAAGCAGGAGGAAAAGTTGTTTTGCTTGCTAAAAGTAAAGAGGTAGAATTGTCTCATGGTTAG
- a CDS encoding Hsp20/alpha crystallin family protein has translation MSEEFKRRRGNLPWRDDFEGPFSYKPGGFYFGIKGKTPIHEFKGNYFKMSVKRFSEFEPLTDVIEKEYEIIVVTELQGVKKEELEVKVQEKTLIIISRKEKIQHYKALDLPKPVNPKPLSLTLKNGVLIIELKKTRENLIELNTKS, from the coding sequence TTGAGTGAAGAGTTTAAAAGAAGACGAGGAAATTTACCTTGGCGAGATGATTTTGAGGGTCCTTTCTCATATAAACCTGGAGGCTTTTATTTTGGAATTAAAGGAAAAACGCCTATTCATGAGTTTAAAGGAAACTATTTTAAGATGAGTGTTAAAAGATTTAGCGAATTTGAACCTTTAACAGATGTTATTGAAAAAGAATATGAAATAATTGTGGTAACAGAACTTCAAGGAGTTAAAAAAGAAGAGTTAGAAGTTAAAGTTCAAGAGAAAACTTTAATAATCATCTCCAGAAAAGAAAAGATCCAGCATTATAAAGCTTTAGATTTACCGAAACCTGTTAACCCTAAGCCTCTTTCATTAACCCTTAAAAATGGAGTTTTAATAATAGAGTTGAAAAAAACGCGTGAAAATTTAATTGAATTGAACACTAAAAGCTAG
- a CDS encoding 50S ribosomal protein L30 has translation MVSVKNGKCLIVVRIRGMPRACPEAKTTLKLLKLSKKHNAMIFHETSSIKGMLEKVKDLITWGEADEQSIYLLLIKRGKTITGEKLTDEKVKEKFGFNSIKDLAKAIFNGEISLKKLRYLNLPFKLNSPSKGFKGSIKKPFKLKGELGYRGREINKLIARMV, from the coding sequence ATGGTTTCTGTTAAAAATGGAAAGTGTTTAATTGTTGTTAGAATTAGAGGAATGCCTAGAGCTTGCCCTGAAGCAAAAACAACTTTAAAACTATTAAAGCTTTCTAAAAAGCATAATGCTATGATTTTTCATGAAACCTCAAGCATTAAAGGAATGCTTGAAAAAGTTAAAGATTTAATCACCTGGGGTGAAGCTGATGAACAATCTATTTACCTTTTATTAATTAAAAGAGGAAAAACCATAACTGGAGAAAAGCTTACAGATGAAAAAGTTAAAGAAAAATTCGGTTTTAACTCAATTAAAGATTTAGCTAAAGCGATATTTAATGGGGAAATATCTTTAAAAAAGCTGCGTTATTTAAATCTCCCTTTTAAATTAAACTCTCCTTCAAAAGGTTTTAAAGGAAGTATAAAAAAACCATTTAAGCTTAAAGGAGAGTTAGGGTATAGAGGGAGAGAGATAAATAAGCTTATAGCTAGAATGGTTTAA
- a CDS encoding 30S ribosomal protein S5, whose protein sequence is MEKAESKGKWIPKTKLGEMVLSGQIVSIQDILSQGLKIKEPEITDALLPNLQQEVLGIGLVQKQTDAGEKTRFRAVVAVGNEEGFIGVGTGKAKQVRTAIEKAAAEAKLNITPIRRGCGSWECRCDLPHSIPFKVAGKCGSVTVEIIPGPRGLGLVAGEAVKTILRLAGVKDCWTRTFGSTSTIASTAFAVYDALKNTYKIITSKDWAR, encoded by the coding sequence ATGGAGAAAGCTGAATCTAAAGGTAAATGGATTCCAAAAACAAAGTTGGGAGAAATGGTTCTTTCAGGTCAAATAGTCTCAATTCAAGATATTTTATCGCAAGGATTAAAAATTAAGGAGCCTGAAATAACTGATGCGCTTCTCCCTAATCTTCAACAAGAAGTTTTAGGGATAGGGCTTGTTCAAAAACAAACTGATGCTGGAGAAAAAACAAGATTTAGAGCTGTTGTAGCTGTTGGAAATGAAGAGGGTTTTATAGGTGTTGGCACGGGAAAAGCAAAGCAGGTGAGAACAGCTATAGAAAAAGCTGCAGCTGAAGCAAAGCTGAATATAACACCTATTAGGAGGGGGTGTGGAAGTTGGGAGTGCAGATGTGATCTTCCCCACTCTATTCCTTTTAAAGTTGCAGGGAAATGCGGAAGCGTAACTGTAGAGATAATTCCTGGGCCTAGAGGTTTAGGGCTTGTTGCTGGAGAAGCTGTTAAAACAATTTTAAGGCTTGCTGGAGTTAAAGATTGCTGGACTAGAACTTTCGGTTCCACAAGCACGATCGCTTCAACAGCTTTCGCTGTTTACGACGCTTTAAAAAACACTTATAAAATTATTACTTCAAAAGATTGGGCAAGGTGA
- a CDS encoding 50S ribosomal protein L19e encodes MSVKTQKRLAAEILKSGESRIKIDSEQIDRVEGAITREEVRKLIHEGVIKKVKAKGVSKGRKRASKKRRTPGNVKGTSLPKKRLWVNKIRKIRKHLKTLRDKKLITKKVYRQLYMMAKGGSFKDSFHLKEYIKTHNLIKKR; translated from the coding sequence ATGAGTGTAAAAACTCAAAAGCGGCTTGCAGCAGAAATATTGAAGAGTGGTGAAAGCCGAATTAAAATCGATTCTGAACAAATAGATAGAGTGGAAGGCGCTATAACTAGAGAAGAAGTTAGAAAGCTTATTCATGAAGGTGTAATTAAAAAAGTTAAAGCTAAAGGAGTTAGCAAAGGGAGAAAACGAGCTTCTAAAAAAAGAAGGACCCCGGGAAATGTTAAAGGCACCTCTTTACCTAAAAAAAGGCTTTGGGTAAATAAAATTAGAAAGATTAGAAAGCATCTTAAAACTCTTAGAGATAAAAAACTTATTACAAAAAAAGTTTACCGTCAATTATATATGATGGCTAAAGGCGGATCGTTTAAAGATTCCTTCCACCTTAAAGAATATATAAAAACTCACAATTTAATTAAAAAGAGGTAA